A part of Escherichia marmotae genomic DNA contains:
- a CDS encoding RHS repeat domain-containing protein, with protein MFDEEFSPQTLRRQEYRYSPDSELVNISGDAAKEYYYDQAGQLLAVGNKQQSDAHHAAATETFHYDATSNRLSEPQPDAPEQRRSINRGNRLESYGDRRFEYDRFGNLTAERRGEFGALTTYEYDCRHRLVRHTTPNGTVTTYTYDAFNRRLSKIRDGETTEFIWQGTRLAAQSRNFHADWQAFIYEPGTHRPIALIDGHKYRHPYKLKPKVYWYQTDHLGTPHSLTDIQGRIAWRCEYSAYGKVLDEEIFTDERTGNRLIDVRNPLRFQGQYEDEESGFFYNLNRYYDPGAGRYLTQDPAKLASGLNPYVYVDGDPVNWIDPLGLFKQDGTGFENSSANTNEAQSPPI; from the coding sequence GTGTTTGACGAGGAATTCAGCCCTCAGACGCTGCGGCGGCAAGAGTACCGCTACTCGCCGGACAGCGAACTGGTGAACATCAGTGGCGATGCGGCGAAAGAGTACTATTATGACCAAGCAGGACAGCTACTGGCGGTGGGCAATAAACAACAGAGCGACGCTCACCACGCGGCAGCAACGGAGACCTTTCACTACGACGCCACCAGCAACCGGCTGAGTGAGCCGCAGCCGGACGCGCCGGAGCAGCGCCGCAGTATCAACCGGGGCAACCGGCTGGAAAGCTACGGCGACCGCCGCTTTGAGTATGACCGTTTTGGCAACCTGACGGCGGAACGGCGGGGGGAGTTCGGCGCACTGACGACGTATGAATATGACTGCCGCCACCGGCTGGTAAGGCACACCACGCCCAACGGCACGGTGACCACCTACACCTATGACGCCTTCAACCGGCGTTTAAGCAAAATACGCGATGGCGAAACCACGGAATTTATCTGGCAGGGAACGCGGCTGGCGGCGCAGAGCCGGAATTTTCACGCCGACTGGCAGGCATTTATTTACGAGCCGGGAACGCACCGTCCGATTGCGCTGATCGACGGACACAAGTATCGTCATCCGTATAAACTTAAGCCGAAGGTTTACTGGTATCAGACCGATCATCTCGGCACGCCGCACAGCCTGACCGATATTCAGGGGCGTATTGCGTGGCGATGTGAGTACAGCGCTTACGGAAAAGTGCTGGATGAAGAGATTTTCACGGATGAGCGCACGGGCAACCGTTTAATTGACGTGCGCAACCCGCTGCGCTTTCAGGGCCAGTATGAGGACGAGGAGTCCGGGTTCTTTTATAATCTGAACAGATATTATGATCCGGGTGCCGGGCGGTATCTGACGCAGGATCCGGCGAAACTGGCCAGTGGTTTGAATCCGTATGTTTATGTTGACGGGGATCCGGTAAACTGGATAGATCCGTTGGGGTTGTTTAAGCAAGATGGGACAGGGTTTGAGAATAGTTCTGCCAACACAAATGAGGCTCAATCCCCCCCGATTTAA
- a CDS encoding phage integrase central domain-containing protein translates to MLAKGIDPKDLEREAKTQVKMTEESRFSVVAKKWHDVKKEYVSEKHAAQIWSSLERDVFPALGNLSVAEIKAPTLITALKPVEVRGALETLSRLIQRINEIMEFAVNLGLIEANPLSRVGQVFKKPQAEHMPTIRPERIPELTRRIETTNLGLLTRYLIKWQLLTLTRPVEAAEAEALAKKPDAVRVTH, encoded by the coding sequence TTGTTGGCGAAAGGTATCGATCCTAAAGATCTCGAACGCGAAGCCAAAACACAGGTCAAAATGACTGAGGAAAGCCGCTTCTCGGTTGTGGCTAAAAAATGGCATGACGTTAAGAAGGAATATGTCTCGGAAAAACATGCAGCGCAAATCTGGTCATCGCTGGAACGAGATGTATTTCCTGCTCTCGGTAATCTTTCCGTAGCCGAGATAAAAGCACCAACGTTAATTACGGCGCTAAAACCCGTTGAAGTTCGGGGAGCACTTGAAACCCTGAGCCGCCTTATACAACGTATTAATGAAATTATGGAGTTTGCTGTTAATCTGGGACTTATCGAAGCTAACCCGCTTTCTCGTGTCGGGCAGGTGTTTAAAAAACCGCAGGCAGAACATATGCCGACTATTCGCCCTGAACGTATACCTGAGCTAACACGTCGAATCGAAACGACCAACCTGGGGCTGTTAACCCGATATTTAATTAAATGGCAATTACTGACATTAACACGTCCTGTTGAAGCGGCAGAAGCGGAGGCGCTGGCTAAAAAACCGGACGCCGTCAGGGTAACACACTGA
- a CDS encoding integrase arm-type DNA-binding domain-containing protein → MAIVTRPLSASEIQKAKPSTKPYLLFDGKGLCLQVKPSGKKYWRFRYTRPSTGKATEISLDHTRSFL, encoded by the coding sequence ATGGCAATTGTAACCCGTCCACTTTCCGCTTCTGAGATCCAGAAAGCGAAGCCCTCTACCAAGCCCTATCTTCTGTTTGACGGCAAAGGTCTGTGCCTACAAGTGAAGCCTTCCGGCAAAAAATACTGGCGATTTCGTTATACGCGTCCATCCACTGGCAAGGCTACAGAAATCAGTCTGGATCATACCCGGAGCTTTCTTTAG